A single window of Anaerolineae bacterium DNA harbors:
- a CDS encoding cellulase family glycosylhydrolase encodes MARRALVLLTVLILAAVIWPAGGGTTADQTPALPFYGIQFRDILSQRDLLAPAGNAGAELIRVNLRWAEVEPTNTDPPTYVWDKYDALFGAMAQAGFAIMVTVRDNPSWAATTPCGPIDKVPAGRLVSFLQAAVARYSGAPYHIKYWELYNEPDNQRPDMHQQGGCWGQYPAQYAALLGQAYPAVKAVDPQAQVVFGGLALELLEDYFNHMFLNQVLDSPGGKQFDLMNFHYYRAFHWRWDPFGKDLIGKTAYVRGEMAQAGLQKPIILTEVGYPSAGPAEDGQDYSEEASSRYLVQAHARAHAAGLRAVVWFEMMDDPNDPRKYGLLRADGSAKPSYTAYQTFTRELAGLPYLRDASQGTLEAYAFDAGDREKLVCWSETVTQTMSLPADGVWIVDKAGRRSGVLDGSPEDLDGRRDGITSFPVGPDPRIVYPLMRSELPGPAAYLPRMSRGAR; translated from the coding sequence ATGGCAAGACGAGCGCTTGTACTGCTGACGGTGCTGATATTGGCGGCGGTAATTTGGCCGGCCGGGGGCGGGACGACCGCCGACCAGACGCCGGCACTGCCCTTCTACGGCATCCAGTTCCGCGATATCCTTTCTCAGCGGGACCTGCTGGCGCCGGCGGGGAATGCCGGCGCGGAGCTGATCCGGGTCAACCTGCGCTGGGCCGAGGTCGAGCCGACGAACACTGATCCACCGACCTACGTGTGGGACAAGTACGATGCACTGTTCGGCGCCATGGCGCAGGCCGGCTTTGCCATCATGGTCACCGTGCGTGACAACCCCTCTTGGGCGGCCACGACTCCCTGTGGGCCGATCGATAAAGTGCCGGCGGGCCGGCTGGTCAGCTTCCTGCAGGCGGCAGTGGCGCGCTACAGCGGCGCGCCCTATCACATCAAGTATTGGGAGCTGTACAACGAGCCGGACAATCAGCGCCCCGATATGCACCAGCAGGGCGGATGCTGGGGCCAATATCCGGCACAATACGCCGCACTGCTGGGCCAGGCCTACCCCGCGGTGAAGGCCGTTGACCCGCAGGCACAGGTGGTCTTCGGCGGCCTGGCGCTGGAACTGCTGGAAGACTATTTCAACCATATGTTCCTGAACCAGGTGCTGGACAGCCCTGGCGGCAAGCAGTTTGACCTGATGAATTTCCACTATTATCGGGCGTTTCACTGGCGCTGGGACCCCTTCGGGAAAGACCTCATCGGCAAGACGGCCTATGTGCGCGGGGAGATGGCGCAGGCCGGCCTGCAGAAACCCATCATCCTGACCGAGGTGGGCTATCCCAGCGCGGGGCCGGCCGAGGATGGGCAGGATTACAGCGAGGAGGCCAGCAGTCGCTATCTGGTGCAGGCCCATGCCCGCGCCCACGCCGCCGGCCTGCGCGCCGTCGTCTGGTTCGAGATGATGGACGACCCGAACGACCCGCGCAAGTACGGCCTCCTGCGGGCGGATGGTTCTGCAAAGCCCTCGTACACGGCCTATCAGACCTTCACCCGCGAGCTGGCCGGCCTGCCCTATCTGCGCGATGCCTCACAGGGCACGCTGGAGGCCTATGCGTTCGACGCCGGCGATCGAGAGAAGCTCGTCTGCTGGAGCGAGACGGTCACGCAGACGATGTCCCTGCCGGCCGACGGTGTATGGATCGTGGACAAAGCCGGCCGGCGGAGCGGCGTCCTGGATGGTTCGCCCGAGGACCTGGACGGCCGGCGGGACGGCATCACCAGCTTTCCCGTCGGACCGGACCCGCGCATCGTCTATCCCCTGATGCGCTCGGAACTCCCCGGGCCGGCGGCCTATCTGCCGCGCATGTCCCGCGGCGCCCGCTGA
- a CDS encoding glycosyltransferase, with translation MDWRLESLSQDERPAGCPVCGCGDYREQEGLRDWRLGTPGEYTLRYCRHCGLAWIADPKEAPPLPAVELARAPARAGWRRWLKRAVLSTWKGYPAPAPTWLARWLGMLVGWPLAGRLSLLPPYVPGGRLLDVGCGAGQYVCAMRDLGWRAFGLEPALIHGSAGAPDDGAFAAGRAEQMPFASAQFDVITFWHSLEHTLSPHTALAEARRLLRPAGRLLLEVPNLDSLQARVFGRWWVHLDVPRHRCDFTPAALRRLLQDTGYMDVILRSRPSAVGWEGSIRNWASAHGIHLRGVGPLLRLLAHLAAGLEQIWGAGGGLWASARPAPAPVVLGSAEPGAPPQLSVIIVTWNCRPALERCLESLRPALAGLSAEIIAADNGSADGTVEWLCRQAPDVRVLTFPENLGYAAAANRAAQLARGEYLWFLNPDTVVELGAVKALLNGMADHPRAGVVGPQLLTADGRTYPLSARRFPTLWTELLEKAGLRGPSFSRLALMLGDETAEAPAVSGAAMCVRRPAWEAVGGFDERYFLYAEDMDICQALRAAGWQVYYVGQAKVIHLGGRSSALCPEEAGVQALVSLLRYFRKQHGRLAGHAYRWMITLLSLMKMAIMGPAGLFVPAARAKTALQWRVLKRLWREPMIG, from the coding sequence ATGGATTGGCGACTGGAATCCCTTTCTCAAGATGAGAGGCCGGCCGGCTGTCCGGTCTGCGGCTGTGGGGACTACAGGGAGCAGGAAGGGCTTCGTGACTGGCGGCTGGGCACCCCCGGCGAATATACCCTGCGGTACTGCCGGCACTGCGGCCTGGCCTGGATCGCCGACCCCAAGGAAGCGCCGCCTCTGCCGGCGGTGGAGCTGGCGCGGGCGCCGGCGCGTGCCGGCTGGCGGCGCTGGCTCAAACGGGCGGTCCTCTCCACCTGGAAGGGCTATCCGGCGCCGGCTCCCACCTGGCTGGCACGCTGGCTCGGTATGCTCGTCGGATGGCCCCTTGCCGGCCGCCTGTCCCTTCTCCCTCCTTACGTGCCTGGGGGCAGACTGCTGGACGTGGGGTGCGGCGCCGGCCAGTACGTCTGCGCGATGCGTGACCTGGGCTGGCGCGCGTTCGGGCTGGAGCCGGCGCTGATCCACGGCTCTGCCGGCGCGCCGGATGACGGGGCATTTGCCGCCGGCCGCGCCGAACAAATGCCCTTTGCCTCCGCACAGTTCGACGTTATCACCTTCTGGCACAGCCTGGAACACACCCTTTCTCCCCATACTGCACTGGCCGAGGCCCGGCGCCTTCTGCGGCCGGCGGGGCGGTTACTGCTGGAAGTGCCCAATCTGGACAGCCTGCAGGCGCGGGTCTTCGGCCGGTGGTGGGTGCATCTCGACGTGCCGCGGCACCGCTGTGATTTCACGCCGGCGGCACTGCGCCGTCTCCTGCAGGACACGGGGTATATGGACGTTATCCTGCGCTCGCGGCCTTCCGCGGTCGGCTGGGAAGGGAGCATCCGTAATTGGGCCTCTGCGCATGGGATCCATCTGCGGGGGGTAGGACCTTTGTTACGGCTGTTGGCACACCTGGCCGCCGGCTTGGAACAGATATGGGGGGCGGGGGGCGGTCTCTGGGCGAGCGCGCGGCCGGCGCCCGCGCCTGTGGTCCTGGGCAGTGCTGAACCCGGTGCGCCTCCCCAGTTATCCGTGATCATCGTTACCTGGAACTGCCGGCCGGCGCTGGAACGGTGTCTGGAATCCCTGCGGCCGGCGCTGGCGGGGCTTTCGGCGGAGATCATCGCGGCGGACAATGGCTCCGCGGACGGCACGGTCGAGTGGCTGTGCCGGCAGGCACCCGACGTGCGTGTGCTGACCTTCCCGGAGAACCTGGGCTATGCCGCGGCGGCCAACCGCGCCGCACAGCTTGCGCGCGGGGAGTATCTCTGGTTCCTCAATCCCGATACCGTCGTGGAGCTAGGTGCGGTGAAGGCGCTCCTCAATGGGATGGCAGATCATCCCCGGGCCGGGGTTGTCGGCCCCCAACTGCTGACGGCAGATGGCAGGACGTATCCCCTCTCTGCGCGGCGGTTCCCCACCCTCTGGACGGAACTGCTGGAAAAGGCCGGCCTGCGGGGTCCATCCTTTTCCCGGCTTGCGCTCATGCTCGGAGATGAAACCGCTGAGGCGCCGGCGGTGTCCGGGGCGGCGATGTGCGTGCGCCGGCCGGCCTGGGAGGCAGTCGGCGGGTTCGATGAGCGCTATTTCCTGTATGCGGAGGACATGGACATTTGTCAGGCCTTGCGCGCCGCCGGCTGGCAGGTATATTATGTGGGGCAGGCAAAGGTGATTCATTTGGGGGGCAGAAGCAGTGCCCTGTGTCCGGAGGAGGCCGGCGTGCAGGCGCTGGTCAGCCTCCTGCGCTATTTCCGCAAGCAACACGGCCGGCTGGCGGGGCATGCCTACCGCTGGATGATCACCCTGTTATCCCTGATGAAGATGGCGATAATGGGGCCGGCCGGGCTGTTCGTGCCGGCGGCGCGCGCCAAAACGGCACTCCAGTGGCGGGTGCTCAAGCGCTTGTGGCGGGAGCCTATGATTGGGTGA